The following are encoded together in the Glycine soja cultivar W05 chromosome 5, ASM419377v2, whole genome shotgun sequence genome:
- the LOC114411474 gene encoding phospholipid-transporting ATPase 1-like, with amino-acid sequence MLDTLWQSMVIFWAPLFAYWSSTIDVASIGDLWTLGVVILVNLHLAMDVIRWYWVTHVVIRGSIVATFISVMIIDSIPNLPGYLAFFDAAGTGLFWLLLLGIIVTALLPYLVVKFVYQYYFPNDIQICREAEKIGYDRVVESGQVEMLPISDNPSR; translated from the exons atGTTAGATACTTTGTGGCAAAGCATGGTTATCTTCTGGGCACCTCTCTTTGCATATTGGAGTAGCACAATTGATGTGGCAAGCATTGGAGACCTTTGGACTTTAGGAGttgttattttggttaattTACACTTGGCCATGGATGTCATAAGGTGGTATTGGGTGACACATGTTGTCATTAGGGGGTCCATTGTTGCAACTTTCATTAGTGTCATGATCATTGATTCTATCCCCAATCTTCCTGGCTACTT GGCCTTCTTTGATGCTGCAGGAACTGGATTGTTCTGGTTATTGTTGCTTGGAATCATAGTAACAGCATTGCTTCCGTATTTGGTTGTAAAATTTGTTTATCAATACTATTTTCCTAATGATATTCAGATTTGTAGAGAAGCAGAGAAGATTGGGTATGACAGGGTTGTTGAAAGTGGACAGGTAGAAATGCTTCCTATCTCAGATAATCCATCAAGATAA